GCGCCGTTCTGGTTGGGCAGTTCACGGCCATACATGCCCACCGCCAGGATCGCCAGCGGGTTCATCGCCTCATCCAGGCGCAGCCCTTCCACATAGGGCCAGTCGATCAGGGCGAAGCCGGAGCGCTGCCCAGGCATGCGCTTGGGGTCTTCCAGGGTTTCGAAACGGATATAGCGCGCCTTGGAGGTTGGCTCGACCTGCTTGAGCACCTCGGCCAAAGGGAAGCCCAGCCAGGGAATCACCATCGACCAGGCCTCCACGCAGCGCAGGCGATAGATGCGCTCCTCAAGCTGGTACGGTTTGACGAAGTCCTCCAGCGCATAACGCCCGGGCTTGGCCACTTCGCCATCGACCACCAGGCTCCACGGCTCGGTCTTCAGGCTGCCGGCATTGGCCGCCGGGTCGCCCTTGTCGGGCCCGAACTCATAGAAGTTGTTGTAGTGGGTGGCGTCCTTGAACGGCGTGATGGCTTCGCCGCTGACGGTGACCGCCTGCCAGCGCGTGGCGCCGAGCTTGTCGCTGAACCAGCCAGGTGCGTTGCCCGCCTCGACATCGGCATAGCGGGAAACCTCCGCCGCGGCGCCCAATCGGGGCAAGGCGCCCAGGGCTGCACCTGCAAGGCTGGCGCCCAGCAGCTTGCGACGGGAGAGGTAGAAACTTTCGGGGGTGATCTCGGACGACTTGCAGTCGCTGGACCGGGGAAGCTTGATGAGCATGGCGGCTCCACAGTACGGGTAACTGATGTACACGTAAGACTATGGAGCCGGCAGGTTATTCCGCGATTAAATCCTTGTCAGGATTTGCGACGGCGCGCCCGCAACAGAAACTGGATCGGCCCCGATGCAGCATAGGCGAGGAAGATCAGCAGCAGGATGCGCGGCGGATCGCTGAACACCACGGCGAACACCAGCACCACGGCAAGGATCGCGACAAAGGGCACGCGGCCCTTGAGGTCGAGCTCCTTGAAGCTGTTGTACTTGATGTTGCTGACCATCAGCATGCCGGCGGCCGCCACCAGCAGCGCCACCAGGAACGACAGCTTGGAACCCTGGATGCCGTAGTCGCTGAACGCCCAGACGGTACCGGCCACCACGCCGGCCGCCGCCGGGCTGGCCAGGCCGATGAAGTAGCGTTTGTCGGCGGTGCCGACCTGGGTGTTGAAACGCGCCAGGCGCAGGGCCGCGCCGGCCACATAGATGAAGGCGACCATCCAGCCGACCTTGCCCATGTCGCCCAGGGCCCAGCCGAACGCCAGAAGCGCCGGGGCCACGCCGAAGGCGACCATGTCCGACAGCGAGTCGTACTCGGCACCGAAGGCGCTTTGCGTGTTGGTCATGCGCGCCACGCGGCCGTCGAGGCCGTCGAGGACCATGGCGACGAAGATGGCGATGGCGGCGAAGGCGAAGTACTTGCTCGCCTCGCGTGGATCACCCGCGCTCAGGGCGCTCTGCGCGCTCATCGAGCTGATGATGGAATAGAAGCCGGCGAACAAGTTCGCGGTGGTGAACAGGTTGGGCAGCAGATAGATACCGCGGTGACGCACCTTGCGCCCTTCGGCATCGTGGCCTTCTTCAACGTGCTCATCGACAGGTAGCAGGCTTTCGGCGTCGGAGGGCTTGTTCGGCTCTTCGGGACGTTCGCTCATGAAAAGTACCTTGCAACAGGGTGGAATATGTTCGACATGGGCCCGGGAAAACGGTTCTAACAGCGAGCCACTGGTCGCTTTATACCAGAAGCTGACCGCGCAAACGAAAAAACGCGGCCGAAGCCGCGTTTTTCATTATCGACGCAAGACTCAGTTCTTGGTCTTGTCGACGATCTTGTTGGCCGAGATCCACGGCATCATCGAACGCAGTTGCTCGCCGATGATCTCGATGCCGTGAGCGGCGTTGTTGCGGCGCTTGGCGGTCATCGAAGGATAGTTGGTGGCGCCTTCGCTGATGAACATCTTCGCGTACTCGCCGTCCTGGATGCGCTTCAGAGCGTTGCGCATGGC
This sequence is a window from Pseudomonas maumuensis. Protein-coding genes within it:
- the msrP gene encoding protein-methionine-sulfoxide reductase catalytic subunit MsrP, which codes for MLIKLPRSSDCKSSEITPESFYLSRRKLLGASLAGAALGALPRLGAAAEVSRYADVEAGNAPGWFSDKLGATRWQAVTVSGEAITPFKDATHYNNFYEFGPDKGDPAANAGSLKTEPWSLVVDGEVAKPGRYALEDFVKPYQLEERIYRLRCVEAWSMVIPWLGFPLAEVLKQVEPTSKARYIRFETLEDPKRMPGQRSGFALIDWPYVEGLRLDEAMNPLAILAVGMYGRELPNQNGAPLRLVVPWKYGFKSIKSIVRISLVAEQPATTWQGLAPDEYGFYANVNPTVDHPRWTQARERRLPSGLFSPNVRDTLMFNGYADEVASLYTGLDLRKNY
- the pssA gene encoding CDP-diacylglycerol--serine O-phosphatidyltransferase; translation: MSERPEEPNKPSDAESLLPVDEHVEEGHDAEGRKVRHRGIYLLPNLFTTANLFAGFYSIISSMSAQSALSAGDPREASKYFAFAAIAIFVAMVLDGLDGRVARMTNTQSAFGAEYDSLSDMVAFGVAPALLAFGWALGDMGKVGWMVAFIYVAGAALRLARFNTQVGTADKRYFIGLASPAAAGVVAGTVWAFSDYGIQGSKLSFLVALLVAAAGMLMVSNIKYNSFKELDLKGRVPFVAILAVVLVFAVVFSDPPRILLLIFLAYAASGPIQFLLRARRRKS